The genome window AAACAAGCCAAACAAATAAAGTGTAGGCTACCATTACCACTATGTCCCGTATCCCTTTGAGCATATTTTGTTGCACGGCTGTTGCCATTGCTGCAACGCTGGTGATGGCAATGGTGCAGAGGTCGCTGACAAGCGCCGAAGACAACGCTAACCGGCCAAGCTCGGAGTTCAGGATTTTGAGATCGGTGAGGAGACAAACTACGACGGGAGAGGGAGTTAGAGAGTGCATTGCTGTTAGAAACGCAAGCTGCACAATTTCTTGTCCATTTAAGAACCATTTAGAGTGAAGGAGGATTATGGTACCGACGCCGGCTACTATAGGCACTGACAGGCTTAATGCGCCGGTGTAGAGGGCTTTTTTTCCGGATTTAGGTATTAACCCCAAGTTCAATTTGACTCCgatcaagaaggaaaaaaatatgtaGCCAAATAGCGACATTATGTTGAGTATTTCTTGATTGGCAAAAGGAAATATGGGATTCATATCGTGATGACTAGATGATTTGACTATTCGGGAAAGTCCTGCATCACCAAGGAGTATTCCTGCCTGCATGGTTCcaccaaaagagaaaatacaTTCATAATTTACTCGTAAATTTGAAGTGTACATTTTAGTtttatgataaataaataaaaacttcaaaagCTGGAACGCCTTTTGCGGATGTGAGACAATCATGACGAACGAATTTACATGGATTAGCCATCTCACATCCTGCAATTCCCGAAGCCAATTGATCATTACCATCTCTCTAAAGACAACTTCAATGATGACGAAAAATACACTATTGTGAGATTCAAATGCATCTACAGTTGTTTTACTTTAACCTATGAAGACGAGACCATGCATAGAGACGAAACTAAAAGGATATTAATGAGGAGAGAATTAAAGCACGTGAGAAATATGTAGTACTTACCACAAGTTGAGCGGCCAAAGCCGGGAGGCCAAAGATCTTGAGAAAGAGATGGGTGAGCTCGGTGAGAACAAACATGAGAATCATTTCAAACTCCAGGATTGGCATCGTGTAATTCTGCAGAGGAAATGAGAAATTCACCAACGGAGTAGTAGCATTCACCGTCCACCTTTCCGATCTGTTCCACAACCCAAGCGAATTTACACGAAACGGAAGATCGGTGCATATTGTCACCGTAGTATTAGCCAACGCTTCGTACGACGACATTTTGTCACGGCCACCACAACAAAGCTCAGAAGTTCATACAAGTTTTATTTGGTGGTATATATTCAGACGCATACACTAGTAGCAAGCAAGCAGCTGGTTTGAACGTGATGTCGTTTAGCTTTTGGCCACGGTAACTGCCTTGAACAAGTATTTAACTGACTAGAAGTTGGTTGGGTTTGGGAGGTTAAAAAGGGTTAATTTTGTTCAGCAGAACAGTTAAAGATTGGTTATTTTACACCTGTTTTCTCTGCACACACAGCCGCCGCTGTTAAGAGATGAGGTTAGGTCAGCCATTATAATAGGAAATATCAAATCTACCCTTTGatacacaaaaacaaataccTTGTTCATGTTGTGGCAAGTGGGGCCAATCGCCCCATGcaacaaaaataagtttgGTACAACATCCAATCTGTCCATTGGCATTTTCGCGAAAATATCTCGAAGAGGCTAAGTATACAGTTCATATGTATTTTCTGtctcaacaaaaaatttatagtCCGACCAAGAAAAATTGAGCCATATTTGGTTTGCTACAGTTAAACTGCCTATTTATGCATTTATAATaaccaaataataaaaatttcacCTCTCTTCGTGTTATTGTCGATGGTTTATATATTCTTTCGTTTCTCAATTTCTATCTCTTTTGTTATGTAATTCAATTTATATCGTATTTTATATCAACACAGAGAAATTCGATCTCAATCTCTGCATATTAGAtattagagtagtttagaatatcATTATATCAAAACTATTAAATATGTACATTAATCAGATGACTACCTCAATGATCCGTCCTAGGAGAACCGCAAACCGAACACGTGGATCCAAATTATTTGCCGCTAAATAGTGAATTACGGTAAATAAATCATTGTGCCCTCCACCACCCTCCACCACCTTCCaatctcactctcactctctcactctACACGCTAGTGTTTGTTTGTCTCTCTCTGCGCTGGAgccaaaaagagaaagcagagCAGGATATGAAAATGGCGAGCCTCTCACTCTCCTCCACGTCACCACAGACTTTCTCTCTTTACAGCATCAGGAGCAGCACCAAGTTCTCCGTCTCTCAACCAAGGCCGGCCAAGCTCTCTAGTCTTCTTCTTGCTCGCACCTCCAGCTCACTCCACTATAACCCTCTCaggtaattttgtaatttcacaTTCAAGGTTtcaaattttcagttgttgaCGCTGAAATTGAATGCAAATctctggttttgttttccgGGTAGAGTTTCGATTGGTGGAAATAATGATCTCGGggtgctgaagaagaagaagaagaagggcaTGGGATCGGGTGCGGTATGTTACGCTGCACCTCTCACTGTTCATACCCTCCAGTGGATCTCCACCATTTCTTCTGcgtaactctctctctctctgaccccctttttttgtttttgaatttccttGAAAGATTTCCAATTTTAGTAATGGGATCTTGAGTGTGATGGAGTATGCGTTAATGGGTATTCAATTTTGTTACATTTCCAGGGTTCTACTGCTTGCAAAAGGCACTGCTGTTCAAAAATCATTTCTTGTTCCATTGTTTGTTCTACAAGCACCATCCGCTGTAATCTCATGGTTTAAGTAAGCCTTTCAAAaacttctctttctccttttttgtctttttcttcagttttttattgcataaaagttttttttcttttttcttggtaACCTATGGACCACGTCTGCCATTTAAGTTTAAATGCATAACTTGGATGACATACATGATTTTGGCTTGCAGGGGCGAATATGGTATCTGGACTGCATTCTTAGCACTTCTTGTTcgtctcttcttctttattcCTGGTAGGTTCTCTTTTGATTCCTTGTTTTGAGTGTAGGATAGATAAATCTCTAAATAGATAGTTATCTGGTTTTCTCAAATGATAGTTTCTAATTTCTGCCTGGTTTGTTGACTTTATTGGTTTACTTGATTCACCACTGGGCAACAACAAATTCAGTGTAATCTACCCTTATTGGGGCACTTTTCCTATAAACAGCTCAATATTAATTGAAGATTCTGCCCAGTTTTTTCAGAATACTGACCCTTATGGTTTAGTGTGAAATCTGAATTCTTGTTTTGGGTCGCATATTATGGAGTGGTTACTTGGCATTTCTCTAACTCTTGTTCTGTTTTCTActttcaatttgaaatttgaggtGCGGTAATATTACTTACAATTTCCTCTGTCAAGTAATATTATGTACTGTctcattttgttgttttgcagCCGAACTTGAGTTGCCATTGGTAGCATTACTCCTGGTGATTGTGGCTCCTTACCAAGTTACGAACATAAGGTAGGCAAATGCATTGTCTGAGACCAACCTTGaccattatttataattttcttagTAGTTATGTTTCAATATGTTCCATTGGCAGGGGAAGACAAGAAGGTGCTATTATTTCACTGGTTATTGCAGCGTATTTGGCTTTCCAGCATTTCTCACGAATAGGAACCTTGCAGAAATCATTTGACCGAGGTTCAATTGTTGCTACCTTAGCCATAATTTCTATCACTGCTGTGTCAGGCCTTCTCCTGTTCTGAGTTTAttgtaaaataataaagagTTATCAACCATATGCCTTATGAACTCATCTGAAGGGGGTGGAAGCCTAAGAACAGTCATGATCTACGAACCTTTCATTCTCATGTTAGATATATGTGTGAGAGTTTAGGAAAGCTTGACAgatacaataaaataaataaagttctCAGTATTTATTCATGTTTTGTCAATATAAGGAAATCTTGCCAACTAGTGTAATCTTTCTTCTGATCTACTCTTGAATTATTCGTATATACATGTAAAAGAGATAGTTGTCTGATGCCAAGAAACATCAAATGCTTCACTTTAGGCCACTAAGGTAGAATTAACTTAAATCAATCTTTGTGCATTGTGCATCTTGTTTTCGTGCTTGTTAAGTTAGTGATCAAATTGGTCTTTCCATGAGCACAACGATTGTTGTCTTGCCTAGTTTTagtatttttccttttggtttggaGTACTGCATTTTGGGGTTAAGTGATGCCATTTTGGGATATGATAGAGATTGTGGAATTGGCATGTTACAGCCTCGGTCGCCTACCTAGCCATTTGAATGCACAAAATTCTATAAATTCCTTTGATGATTATATTGGAATCTAGAATGAAAGTTAATAATATGGATTGAGCATGATTTTATTGTTGGAATAAAGAGTATTAACATTTTAAATGTAGACAATGAAGAAGAGCATACGGATCTGTTGTCGTCTTCATCCTCCAAGAAAGTACTTGTAATGGCGCGTGTGCATGTTAGGTCAAATTTTTATGTGTTGTATCTCAAGAAggcatttttatttgttggtgAAGGGGAAACATACCctatatttgaataaattggtTCTTTTTAAGTATCTAATGTCTTACTACCAGACAGCCATAGGTCATTCCTTTTTACCAACTACTCTACATCCATTGTTTCTAGTTAGGTCAATAACTTTTGATAACTACACCTATTACTCTGTCATAGTGTCTATATTTTTGTTATCCATTGgcatcataaaatttaaattgtgCTAGCTAATATATGTAATAAGCATCTtatcattttatataaaaataaaaaaagttctaAAGCCAGGTGGACTTAgctaataattaaaaatttattgtaCTAAAACCGCAGATAAAGAACCTATATGTCTACAAATACAAGAAcctaaaaaatttctatgCTTTTCTGTCCTTTTCTCAGGCTTAATAGGCTACTAATGGGTGTACATAGATGAAGTATGGCAATAATTTAAATGGTGTGAACAAGGCCTGGAGATAACATAGTAGCTCATTTTGATTCTCAGTGCCTCCTTGAACTTTATGTAGGATGCTGGCAAGTGAATGGATTGCCATCTAATTGCAGATAGAATAGTTGTAACTTAGTTTCCTTTTAGAGATAATTTGCTGCAAGAAGT of Prunus dulcis chromosome 4, ALMONDv2, whole genome shotgun sequence contains these proteins:
- the LOC117625727 gene encoding cold-regulated 413 inner membrane protein 2, chloroplastic-like, producing the protein MKMASLSLSSTSPQTFSLYSIRSSTKFSVSQPRPAKLSSLLLARTSSSLHYNPLRVSIGGNNDLGVLKKKKKKGMGSGAVCYAAPLTVHTLQWISTISSAVLLLAKGTAVQKSFLVPLFVLQAPSAVISWFKGEYGIWTAFLALLVRLFFFIPAELELPLVALLLVIVAPYQVTNIRGRQEGAIISLVIAAYLAFQHFSRIGTLQKSFDRGSIVATLAIISITAVSGLLLF